The proteins below are encoded in one region of Deltaproteobacteria bacterium:
- a CDS encoding trypsin-like peptidase domain-containing protein encodes MPKFNNKEEYLKWKQEKSRQGDNNEPVETDNKRYPKKVFYIFILFLLLVILYSLGNKIGNVLKQNPKDVPNQELHPAQELTRYQTKQEPSASTLINQTKPETPPAKLTFPEIVKQAKKAVVTIKTSKGLGSGFLISPSGKIVTNTHVVGKDQTVEVVFISGISERASVVMKGTIPLDIAILEIYGHRSDYDYLQLGDSSDCAEGTDVIAIGSPIGLAGTATKGIISNCNRVSSDVNYIQTDASINSGNSGGPLIDSATGKVIGVNTIKMSGLGLEGLGFAIEINMVKDFMSWKLTSLEEKFRREREEEIKKLASDFELIIIIEFNKYIQAKMRAEFDRIKQLGIKLGKNSREIIEAFNSQAVEHGWNNSERLQKYSLNSLVIESRKYGWDRLRPPSEFDSWEKWFEAMAEGVIDREIPVEKVVEIIKRHFSYA; translated from the coding sequence ATGCCAAAATTTAACAACAAAGAAGAATATCTGAAATGGAAGCAAGAGAAATCAAGGCAAGGGGATAATAACGAGCCTGTTGAAACAGATAATAAGCGCTATCCTAAAAAAGTATTTTATATTTTTATTCTGTTCCTCTTGTTGGTAATTTTATACTCCCTCGGAAACAAAATAGGTAATGTATTAAAGCAAAATCCAAAAGATGTTCCTAATCAAGAATTGCATCCAGCGCAAGAATTAACACGCTATCAAACGAAACAAGAGCCTTCTGCCTCAACCTTAATTAACCAGACAAAACCAGAGACTCCTCCAGCCAAGCTGACTTTTCCTGAAATAGTTAAACAGGCAAAGAAAGCTGTTGTTACTATTAAAACATCAAAAGGTCTTGGCTCTGGGTTTCTCATATCACCTTCTGGAAAAATTGTCACAAACACGCATGTGGTTGGTAAAGATCAAACGGTAGAAGTTGTGTTTATATCAGGAATTTCGGAACGGGCAAGTGTTGTCATGAAAGGGACAATACCCTTGGATATTGCTATTCTTGAGATATATGGCCACAGGTCTGACTATGACTACTTACAATTAGGCGATTCAAGTGACTGTGCCGAAGGTACAGATGTGATTGCTATTGGTTCTCCCATAGGATTGGCTGGGACTGCAACAAAAGGCATAATCAGTAATTGTAATCGTGTTAGCTCAGATGTAAATTATATACAAACAGATGCTTCTATTAATTCAGGAAATAGCGGAGGCCCTTTAATAGATAGCGCTACTGGTAAAGTTATTGGAGTGAATACCATAAAAATGAGCGGCTTGGGATTGGAAGGCTTGGGATTTGCTATCGAAATAAATATGGTCAAAGACTTTATGTCATGGAAACTAACTTCTCTTGAAGAAAAGTTTAGAAGAGAAAGGGAAGAGGAAATTAAAAAATTAGCAAGTGATTTCGAACTAATTATTATAATAGAATTTAATAAGTATATACAAGCGAAGATGCGCGCAGAGTTTGATAGAATTAAACAACTTGGCATAAAGCTTGGTAAAAATAGTAGAGAAATAATTGAGGCATTTAATAGTCAAGCTGTTGAACATGGGTGGAATAATTCGGAACGCTTGCAGAAGTATTCATTGAACTCGTTAGTGATAGAATCAAGAAAGTATGGATGGGATCGTTTGAGGCCACCTTCTGAGTTTGATTCATGGGAAAAGTGGTTTGAAGCAATGGCAGAAGGGGTAATTGACAGGGAGATACCTGTTGAGAAAGTTGTGGAGATTATTAAACGCCATTTTTCTTATGCATAA